The genomic interval GCTGAGATCCGGTTCGCGTTGGCGACAATGAATTCCTCATCAAAAGCTACTAACCTGCCGTTACGCACCACGATTTTCCCGTTTACAATCGTAGTGTCGACCACTTGGCTGTCGCCGCAAGTCACAATGGCCGCCACCGGGTCGTGCTGCGCCCCGGCAAAGGCCAGGTCATTAAAGTTTATCAGGACCAGGTCGGCAGCCATACCGGGGGCCAGGTAGCCGACGTCGCTGCGCCCCAGCACGGCCGCTCCACCGCGGCAGGCCATCCGCAGTGTTTCCTCTGCACTCAAACCTTCTTGTCCCAGCGTGAGTTTCTGCAGCAGGTAAGCTGTTTTGAGCTCAGCCCACATATTAGAAGAATCGTTACTGGCACTGCCATCCACCGCCAGGCCGACCCGGGCTCCGGCATCGATGAGCTCTTTAACCCTGGCAATACCGGAGGAAAGCTTCAGGTTGGAAACCGGGCAGTGGGCCACACCGGAACGGGTTCTCCCCATTTCCCGGATTTCTTCGTCATTTAAGTGAATGGAATGGGCAAACCAGATGTCTTCCCCGTACCAGTCCAGAGACTTCATATACTCAAAGGGCCTCATCCCAAACCGCTCCAGGCAGAATCTTTCCTCGTCTTTCGTCTCCGCCAGGTGGGTATGGCACAGCACACCGTGTTTTCTCGCCAAAACCACAGTTTCTCTCATCAACTTTTCCGTCACGGAAAAAGGCGAACAAGGAGCCAGCGCAATGCGGCACATGGAGTAGGGGCTTGGATCGTGATATGTTTTGATCAGGCGCTCACTGTCCGCCAGGATCTCTTCTTCCCTTTGCACCACATCGTCAGGCGGCAGTCCTCCATCTTTCTTGCTCAGGGACATGCTGCCCCTGGTGGGGTGAAAACGCATGCCGATGGCTTGGGCCGCTTTGATCTGGACATCAATGAGATTGGCACCTTTTCCTTTTGGGAAAACGTAATGGTGGTCCGTCGTCGTGGTACAGCCGGTTTTAAGCAGTTCCCCTAAAGCAACCAAAGTGCCGAAATAAACGGCTTCTTCATCCAGTTCCCGCCAGATTTCATAGAGTTTTATCAACCAGTCAAACAGCTCGATTTCCTGTGTAGCCGGGATACTGCGGGTCAGGGTTTGGTAAAAATGGTGATGGGTATTCACCATCCCGGGGATCACCACTTTGCCCCTGGCGTCGAGGACCCGGGTATCGTGATCCGCCGGGAGGTTTAGTCCAATCTCTTTGATGGCATTGCCCTCAATTAGAATATCAGCATTCGCATATCTTGTCCCATGGTCATCCAGCGTGATCACCCAGTCTGCATTCTTGATGAGCAGTTTACTCATGGACATGCCCCCATTCTTGACTGTGTCTTTATAGTTTAAGCATACCATAAATGTGTATTTTTTAGTATGACTTAAATAAAAAAACACCTGCCGCAGCAGGTGTCAACTGGCTGGCAAACTGCCCTGTCAGCAGCCGCGCTAAGGGCCGGCCGCCAGGAACCCTGTTTGGAGATGAGCTCAATAGCGGTGGTTAGACTTCAGCCGTCATCCGCCGGTGGTACATGGCATCCTTTCTGCCTGTGCCTAAACGCGACGGAAGTACAACCAGACGCCCGGCACCTGATGACCGGTCGTGGTGCGGGGAGCCCTGACTCTTTTGCTTCTTGCTCCCAAGCCCTGCGATGAACACCGGACCTGGATACCACAACAGGCTTGTAACGTCCTCCACATCCTGTGGATCCATTACATGGGTTTCGTCAAGTGATGGCGCAGCTGTTCCCTGAGCTTGCGCTTCAAAAACTTGCCCACCGG from Clostridia bacterium carries:
- a CDS encoding 8-oxoguanine deaminase, whose translation is MSKLLIKNADWVITLDDHGTRYANADILIEGNAIKEIGLNLPADHDTRVLDARGKVVIPGMVNTHHHFYQTLTRSIPATQEIELFDWLIKLYEIWRELDEEAVYFGTLVALGELLKTGCTTTTDHHYVFPKGKGANLIDVQIKAAQAIGMRFHPTRGSMSLSKKDGGLPPDDVVQREEEILADSERLIKTYHDPSPYSMCRIALAPCSPFSVTEKLMRETVVLARKHGVLCHTHLAETKDEERFCLERFGMRPFEYMKSLDWYGEDIWFAHSIHLNDEEIREMGRTRSGVAHCPVSNLKLSSGIARVKELIDAGARVGLAVDGSASNDSSNMWAELKTAYLLQKLTLGQEGLSAEETLRMACRGGAAVLGRSDVGYLAPGMAADLVLINFNDLAFAGAQHDPVAAIVTCGDSQVVDTTIVNGKIVVRNGRLVAFDEEFIVANANRISAKMVEKAGKRTGINYFRRN